Proteins encoded in a region of the Psychromicrobium lacuslunae genome:
- a CDS encoding ATP-grasp domain-containing protein, whose product MSATKLLMVGGAGPSDLSIDACRRAMTAAKNLGFEITVTFSDIESPEAQAVCDLADHVVAVSLADTAERRRYINDLEEPYQVVFGVRDAMQLAVAEIAEALQARGNPVESVHRAIHKDLCRAALSSAGLTQPRFQLCSSLEEAELFVTRESGPVIIKPRAGTASIGVSLVNGPEELPAAIELLPEPDSHFIAESYVNGEEFSIEGYFLQGEPVYLACTAKRTLSSSCFVEVGHVVPAPYGPAERSKIEDSTTRALEALDLSFGVFHIEGWIEEGEVTLGEIHTRVGGDWIHLMAEYASGVDYFSEVFADAVGSAVPKEKLSPPRQTAAIYLTPPPGEIVAIEGWPVVLDEPGVLHAELSVTSGGSIRRYQSSRDRIGVIVGTAAGEASEVEEYVRMLSRTVQFTMADGSVFDGLGTLLERNERWRS is encoded by the coding sequence ATGAGCGCAACTAAGCTACTGATGGTTGGTGGGGCCGGCCCCTCTGACCTCAGCATTGATGCCTGCCGTCGGGCAATGACTGCCGCGAAGAACTTGGGATTTGAGATAACCGTAACTTTTTCCGATATTGAGAGTCCGGAAGCCCAAGCGGTCTGTGACCTCGCTGACCATGTAGTTGCTGTCAGCCTTGCCGATACAGCTGAGCGGCGACGCTACATCAACGACCTCGAAGAACCGTATCAAGTGGTTTTCGGTGTGCGTGATGCCATGCAGTTGGCGGTAGCAGAGATTGCTGAAGCACTGCAGGCCCGTGGCAACCCAGTCGAGAGCGTCCACCGCGCCATCCATAAAGATCTCTGCCGCGCCGCGCTGTCCTCGGCCGGCCTAACACAGCCTCGCTTTCAGCTGTGTAGCTCGCTTGAAGAGGCTGAACTCTTTGTTACACGAGAATCAGGACCAGTCATTATTAAACCGCGAGCGGGAACAGCCAGCATCGGAGTGAGTTTAGTAAATGGCCCCGAAGAACTTCCCGCGGCAATTGAATTGCTACCAGAGCCAGATTCCCACTTTATAGCGGAAAGCTACGTGAACGGCGAAGAGTTCAGCATCGAAGGTTACTTTCTGCAAGGCGAACCGGTTTACCTTGCCTGCACTGCCAAGCGAACGCTTTCGAGTAGCTGCTTTGTTGAGGTGGGGCACGTTGTACCCGCTCCGTACGGGCCGGCTGAGCGGAGCAAAATAGAGGACTCAACAACTCGGGCACTCGAGGCCCTGGATTTGAGCTTTGGGGTGTTCCACATCGAAGGCTGGATCGAGGAGGGCGAGGTAACTCTTGGCGAGATTCATACTCGGGTGGGTGGTGACTGGATTCATCTGATGGCGGAATATGCCTCGGGCGTTGATTATTTCAGTGAGGTTTTCGCAGACGCGGTCGGCTCGGCAGTTCCGAAGGAAAAACTATCGCCACCCAGGCAAACCGCGGCAATTTATCTCACCCCGCCACCGGGAGAAATTGTGGCGATTGAGGGGTGGCCAGTTGTGCTGGACGAGCCCGGGGTGCTTCATGCAGAACTTTCAGTGACGTCCGGCGGGTCTATCAGGAGATATCAAAGCAGCCGAGACCGCATCGGAGTAATAGTCGGTACGGCGGCGGGCGAGGCGAGTGAGGTTGAAGAGTACGTTCGTATGCTCAGCCGAACTGTGCAGTTCACGATGGCCGACGGGTCAGTATTCGACGGGCTCGGAACTTTGCTGGAGCGGAACGAAAGGTGGCGGAGTTGA
- a CDS encoding type I polyketide synthase, whose product MRDRSLDIAVTGMWSRLPGPEDLAEWWSAVCDGEVLTSRFSDADLAAMGIPREVRSDSSYVPVRGSIRDIDRFDAELFGIPPRSAQLIDPQHRLMLEGSWLALEDAGRNPLEDHLRTAIFASSSSSRYAARILSRPDLDQEVIEQVEVGTGRDFMASRIAYHLGLNGPAMGVLTACSSSLVAVHLAMQALVDGDCDQAVVVAASAGWPNAGYRYSRGGIMSPDGVCRPFDIEANGTVGGSGSLAIVLRRYADAENEVPMHGVILGSAINNDGSIKAGFNAPSPQGEARAMRAALAAADITASSIGYLEMHGTGTKVGDPIEWSSTSEVFREAGVSEGAIPIGALKANIGHLDAASGLAGLFKTLKVVASGEIPPLANFNRLNPLLEQIETPLRVPANAEPWLSPGLRRAGVSSFGIGGTNSHLIVEQPPIVEATDGKDVTEAIRILPLSAIEEGRLDQTRQELAGHLASSSVELAEVSHTLSVGRAELPERMAVVGRTIAEAVDALRSGKGVRGTVPTHGPAPIIFLFPGQGSQRPGMGIEFVEQLPGFSDQLASCLDHFEPELADKIRRALTDLGFDPEELNRTALAQPSLFALEWAAATALQELGLTPLCVAGHSLGEITASCLSGMLSLGHAAALVTRRAEAMEACPEGAMLSVSCSAEAVQEILKKATGLIELAASNGPVGQVLSGRLEDIDELEKQLAGKYRTRRLLTSHGFHSSLMAQAATQLRNYTKELSAEPTNVSMVTGQTAHLIEEGSVLSSLDFLADGIVETVNFGDCLQTLRDLYPEARAIEVGPGQALSVMAAAAGVKTLPLGGAAKSMLSGPADTLARLWVEGQPIDLSFGVVDRRRLHLPGSAMDRKQFVAPEASLGDVTSSTHQVANQPAEVSFTSAEAAVREAWRDLLGHDDLQTTDNFLERGGDSLLLIRLARHLESSLSLAIELADLLKAQSLGAQIKLVKTLRAEIEDE is encoded by the coding sequence ATGCGGGATCGCTCACTTGATATCGCAGTCACTGGTATGTGGTCGAGGCTTCCAGGTCCTGAGGACTTGGCCGAGTGGTGGTCTGCGGTTTGCGACGGGGAAGTGCTGACCAGTCGTTTTTCCGATGCTGACCTGGCAGCCATGGGAATTCCCCGCGAGGTTCGCTCTGACTCGAGCTATGTTCCGGTCCGAGGCAGTATCAGAGATATTGACCGCTTCGATGCCGAACTATTCGGCATACCGCCGCGCTCGGCCCAACTGATCGATCCGCAACATCGACTGATGCTGGAAGGAAGTTGGCTCGCCTTAGAAGACGCAGGTCGTAATCCGCTGGAAGATCACCTTAGAACGGCAATTTTTGCCTCCTCAAGCTCCAGTCGTTATGCAGCTCGCATACTGAGTCGCCCGGATCTCGACCAAGAGGTCATCGAGCAGGTTGAGGTGGGGACCGGGCGAGATTTCATGGCCTCTCGGATTGCCTATCACCTGGGTTTGAATGGTCCAGCGATGGGTGTCCTCACAGCATGTTCGTCCTCTCTAGTAGCCGTTCATCTGGCCATGCAGGCTTTGGTTGATGGCGACTGCGATCAGGCTGTTGTGGTGGCCGCTTCTGCTGGCTGGCCCAACGCGGGCTATCGCTATAGCCGCGGCGGAATCATGTCACCTGACGGCGTCTGCAGGCCCTTCGATATTGAAGCAAATGGCACGGTCGGCGGTTCAGGATCTTTAGCGATTGTGCTGCGCAGATATGCTGATGCAGAAAATGAAGTGCCAATGCATGGTGTGATACTTGGCTCGGCGATCAATAATGATGGATCCATAAAGGCCGGTTTTAATGCGCCTTCACCTCAGGGTGAGGCTAGAGCCATGCGCGCCGCGCTCGCGGCGGCGGATATCACGGCCTCTTCGATCGGTTACCTCGAGATGCATGGTACCGGAACAAAGGTTGGGGATCCGATTGAGTGGTCTTCGACTTCAGAAGTGTTTCGCGAGGCTGGGGTGAGCGAAGGAGCGATACCGATAGGTGCACTCAAAGCGAATATCGGTCATCTCGACGCTGCCTCTGGTCTCGCTGGACTATTCAAGACGCTCAAGGTCGTTGCTAGCGGCGAGATCCCCCCATTGGCAAACTTCAATCGTCTCAACCCCCTTCTTGAACAGATTGAGACCCCGCTGCGGGTGCCTGCTAATGCTGAGCCATGGTTGTCGCCGGGCTTGCGGAGAGCGGGGGTCAGCTCTTTTGGGATCGGCGGAACTAATTCACATCTCATCGTTGAACAGCCGCCGATAGTCGAGGCTACCGATGGTAAAGACGTTACTGAGGCCATCAGGATCCTTCCTCTTTCAGCTATTGAGGAAGGCAGATTAGACCAGACCAGACAGGAACTCGCGGGTCACCTGGCTAGCTCATCGGTGGAGCTCGCCGAGGTAAGCCATACCCTAAGCGTTGGACGAGCTGAACTGCCCGAGCGCATGGCGGTAGTCGGCCGAACGATTGCCGAGGCTGTTGACGCTCTCAGAAGCGGAAAGGGCGTCCGAGGCACTGTCCCGACGCATGGGCCCGCTCCTATTATTTTTCTATTTCCGGGACAGGGCAGCCAGCGCCCAGGAATGGGAATCGAATTCGTTGAGCAACTGCCTGGTTTCTCGGATCAGCTCGCATCATGTTTGGACCATTTTGAACCGGAGCTTGCAGATAAAATACGCCGGGCGTTGACTGACTTAGGATTTGACCCGGAAGAGCTGAACCGCACAGCCTTGGCGCAGCCATCTCTCTTTGCTCTCGAATGGGCAGCGGCGACAGCACTGCAGGAACTCGGGCTAACTCCGCTTTGCGTAGCGGGTCACAGCCTAGGAGAGATCACTGCCTCCTGTTTATCTGGAATGCTCAGTTTAGGTCATGCGGCGGCCTTAGTAACCCGTCGCGCTGAGGCGATGGAGGCTTGTCCTGAAGGGGCGATGCTAAGTGTCTCCTGCTCAGCTGAGGCTGTCCAGGAGATTTTGAAGAAGGCGACCGGGCTCATTGAACTGGCGGCGTCAAACGGGCCAGTGGGTCAAGTTCTGAGTGGACGACTGGAAGACATTGATGAACTTGAAAAGCAGTTGGCTGGGAAGTATCGAACTCGGCGACTGCTCACCAGCCACGGGTTCCATAGCAGCTTAATGGCTCAGGCGGCGACACAACTTCGAAATTACACGAAGGAGCTAAGCGCAGAACCTACCAACGTCTCGATGGTGACTGGTCAAACTGCTCACTTGATTGAAGAGGGTAGCGTTTTATCGTCCTTGGATTTCCTTGCGGATGGCATTGTGGAGACGGTCAATTTTGGGGACTGTCTTCAAACATTGCGCGACTTATACCCCGAGGCGCGTGCGATTGAAGTCGGACCGGGTCAGGCCTTATCTGTAATGGCTGCGGCCGCGGGAGTGAAAACGCTTCCGCTGGGCGGGGCGGCAAAGTCCATGTTGAGCGGACCTGCTGACACACTCGCCAGATTGTGGGTCGAGGGGCAGCCGATCGATTTGAGTTTCGGAGTGGTGGACCGACGCCGTCTTCACTTGCCGGGATCAGCAATGGATAGGAAACAGTTCGTTGCTCCGGAAGCGTCATTGGGAGACGTTACATCTTCAACTCACCAGGTGGCTAATCAGCCTGCCGAGGTTTCGTTCACCTCGGCAGAAGCCGCAGTGCGCGAAGCTTGGCGGGATCTGCTTGGTCACGATGATCTTCAAACCACCGACAATTTTCTTGAGCGAGGTGGTGACTCCTTGCTGTTGATTCGATTAGCCAGGCATCTTGAATCAAGCTTATCGCTGGCTATCGAGCTGGCTGATCTACTCAAAGCTCAATCTCTCGGAGCCCAAATAAAACTTGTCAAGACGCTGCGAGCGGAGATAGAAGACGAATGA
- a CDS encoding non-ribosomal peptide synthetase, producing MTNRNYFEPIAAAFHRQVELNPEKVAIRDPSGDYTFSQVWELANQLAVALRSEGVLEGARVGVLGVGSQQTIVAMLGAWLSGICVVPLDPAHPEERIIRIVELGDLEMILTSGDYRLSTVLCPQKCITELAESQPGVKASSQGSEDSAAYILFTSGSTGTPKGVVVPQGALAALSQRPGPTQLHADDVFLVHTTLAFDPSMLEIWSALLIGASVLCAPHSVLSLAETAKLLADPLVTVAVLTPAIFALMVERYAEELQRLRCLIIGGDVMPAEQARIAIESCPQLDIVNCYGPTENTIISTAFRLSEWQRPEGAVPIGVPIAGASCHVLDGDLEPVAQGEVGELYVGGDRLALEYFNDPATTNEAFISNPFSSNPSDRIYRTGDQVAMLPDGNLEFRGRVDHEIKVRGHRVNLTEVENLLLSEPLVREVAAIAVGQGHERRIRAFVRLREPESSLADLRTHLLAKAPSYLVPDFLDELTAFPLNTSGKIDRKALAERDSTPISNSSASADPAGIVATVTRLWTEHSGSEPQPGIGFFEAGGTSLDLIRLIDDIAKSTRIELPFEDVYGVRSVEDLTEMLVLGGYRSAIAGPARVLND from the coding sequence ATGACGAATCGAAATTACTTTGAGCCAATTGCCGCTGCGTTCCACAGGCAAGTTGAGCTTAACCCGGAAAAGGTAGCGATCCGGGATCCCTCCGGGGACTACACCTTTTCACAAGTTTGGGAGTTGGCCAATCAACTCGCGGTGGCACTTAGATCTGAGGGTGTCTTGGAGGGTGCCAGGGTAGGTGTATTAGGGGTCGGTAGCCAGCAGACCATTGTAGCCATGCTGGGTGCATGGTTGTCGGGAATCTGTGTTGTTCCGTTGGATCCCGCCCACCCAGAGGAACGCATCATAAGAATAGTTGAGCTCGGGGATCTTGAGATGATCTTGACGTCTGGCGATTACCGGCTTTCCACCGTGTTGTGTCCGCAGAAATGCATTACCGAACTCGCTGAGTCTCAGCCTGGCGTGAAAGCCTCTAGCCAAGGCTCCGAAGATAGTGCTGCCTATATCCTTTTCACCTCCGGGTCGACCGGAACGCCAAAGGGCGTGGTCGTGCCGCAAGGTGCTTTAGCTGCACTTAGTCAGCGCCCGGGTCCCACGCAGCTACATGCCGATGACGTTTTTCTTGTTCATACCACTTTGGCTTTCGACCCGTCGATGCTTGAGATCTGGTCAGCGCTGTTGATCGGCGCTTCGGTGCTTTGCGCGCCGCATTCAGTTTTGTCCTTAGCGGAGACGGCCAAGTTGCTTGCCGATCCGCTGGTAACCGTAGCTGTCCTCACCCCGGCAATATTTGCCCTGATGGTCGAGCGGTATGCCGAGGAGTTACAGCGGCTGCGCTGTCTAATTATTGGCGGTGACGTAATGCCCGCCGAGCAGGCGAGGATCGCAATCGAGAGTTGTCCTCAGTTGGATATCGTGAACTGCTACGGACCTACTGAGAACACGATCATCAGCACCGCATTCCGGCTAAGCGAATGGCAGAGACCTGAAGGTGCTGTCCCGATCGGTGTCCCAATAGCAGGTGCAAGCTGCCACGTTCTTGACGGTGATCTGGAGCCCGTGGCTCAAGGGGAGGTTGGAGAACTGTATGTTGGGGGAGATCGGCTAGCGCTGGAATACTTCAATGATCCAGCTACTACCAATGAGGCTTTCATTAGTAACCCGTTTTCATCCAATCCCTCTGATCGGATATATCGAACTGGTGACCAAGTAGCCATGCTCCCTGATGGAAACCTTGAATTCCGGGGACGGGTCGATCACGAAATTAAGGTTCGTGGCCATCGAGTCAATCTGACTGAAGTCGAGAATTTGCTGCTTTCCGAACCTCTAGTCCGGGAGGTGGCTGCTATTGCTGTAGGCCAGGGCCACGAGCGCAGGATCCGAGCGTTTGTCCGCCTCAGGGAGCCCGAATCTAGTCTCGCCGACCTGCGAACACATTTGCTTGCTAAAGCCCCAAGCTATCTGGTTCCAGATTTTCTAGATGAATTGACTGCTTTTCCGTTGAATACCTCTGGAAAAATCGACCGGAAAGCTTTAGCTGAACGCGACTCCACGCCCATTAGTAATTCTTCTGCTTCAGCGGATCCGGCCGGAATTGTTGCTACGGTGACGCGGCTATGGACTGAACATAGCGGTTCGGAGCCTCAGCCCGGGATAGGTTTTTTTGAGGCGGGCGGAACCTCACTTGACTTGATTCGGCTGATTGATGATATCGCTAAGTCCACACGTATTGAGTTGCCCTTCGAAGACGTTTACGGTGTGCGTTCCGTGGAAGATCTGACTGAAATGCTCGTCCTCGGCGGGTATCGTTCGGCTATCGCAGGCCCCGCTAGGGTTCTCAATGATTGA
- a CDS encoding thioesterase II family protein encodes MIESSEWLRVLNGDPAARKVLVCFPHAGGSANYFRTWAKSSPAELNILAVQYPGRADRLMEDCYEDLGEMAKAVHQALPSFSGRDVVFFGHSLGAVLAYEVARLATSAEFQPSRLIASACRVPDESGNVVDSEVLWDDDAAMQSLVSLGGTNEDPELLADPRVRELVLPYLRADYQMLQRYKRMPGPALSCELLVVRGATDPDVSYQDGERWSELTTGEFRHRELPGGHFYLSPDPPIELYLAPFDS; translated from the coding sequence ATGATTGAGTCCAGTGAGTGGCTGCGTGTGCTTAATGGTGACCCGGCCGCAAGAAAAGTGCTCGTTTGTTTTCCCCACGCTGGCGGGTCAGCGAACTATTTCCGCACCTGGGCGAAGTCTTCGCCGGCCGAGCTAAATATTCTCGCTGTTCAGTACCCAGGACGGGCAGACCGTTTGATGGAAGACTGCTATGAAGATTTAGGCGAGATGGCGAAGGCAGTTCACCAGGCTTTGCCTTCTTTTAGCGGGCGAGATGTGGTTTTTTTCGGGCATAGTTTGGGCGCTGTGCTCGCCTACGAGGTGGCTCGGTTGGCGACAAGCGCAGAGTTTCAGCCAAGCCGGCTCATCGCCTCTGCTTGTCGGGTTCCGGACGAGAGTGGAAACGTCGTTGACTCCGAGGTTCTTTGGGACGACGACGCCGCGATGCAATCGTTGGTCTCTTTAGGGGGAACCAATGAGGACCCAGAACTGCTTGCCGACCCCAGGGTGCGGGAACTTGTATTGCCGTATCTCCGAGCGGACTATCAAATGCTTCAGAGATATAAACGAATGCCTGGTCCCGCATTGAGTTGCGAGTTGCTCGTGGTCAGGGGGGCCACTGACCCAGATGTGAGTTATCAGGACGGCGAACGTTGGTCAGAACTAACAACCGGTGAGTTCCGCCATCGAGAATTGCCTGGAGGCCACTTTTACTTGAGCCCGGATCCGCCAATCGAACTATACCTTGCCCCATTCGACTCCTGA
- a CDS encoding enolase C-terminal domain-like protein encodes MKTTVSVSLEPFKLEREFRVSHAVTSQVHLLHLVLTGPDGSAGSGEISADSAFDQNAELIAQEARDIVEQGFSESELSEVAEIEKALGSWRGRVSGPALLLAEMALLDRCARLRDESTWEVLRLPEPGKIQLLHTVPIGEDASVRQRPLKVKVGGAHDLEVIESLQGQAGPIMLDVNEGWDRDAWQKLSAAVQSLAPAVLEDPTKDETLLEEIKESLPSTSIVLDESIHDQRDIERALRIGVGANVKIMRMGGLFPAIQSLQRLRQNGRTSMLGSFLEPANAVAYAAQLNALADWTDLDGHFWISGDQPTMQYWLDSSRSGNPVIDYRKYEQHA; translated from the coding sequence TTGAAGACCACAGTTAGTGTGAGCCTTGAGCCGTTCAAATTGGAGCGTGAATTCCGAGTATCGCATGCGGTTACCTCCCAGGTGCATCTACTTCACCTAGTATTGACCGGGCCAGACGGGAGCGCTGGCAGTGGCGAGATCTCGGCCGATTCGGCATTCGATCAAAATGCGGAACTCATCGCGCAAGAAGCGAGGGACATCGTTGAACAGGGCTTTTCGGAAAGCGAGCTGTCCGAGGTAGCAGAAATCGAAAAAGCATTGGGAAGCTGGCGGGGGCGGGTATCTGGTCCGGCTCTTCTGCTTGCTGAGATGGCTTTGCTCGACCGGTGTGCCCGTCTTAGAGACGAATCAACTTGGGAAGTACTACGCCTACCGGAGCCTGGGAAGATCCAGTTGTTACACACAGTGCCGATCGGGGAGGACGCTTCAGTTCGACAAAGACCGCTCAAAGTCAAAGTCGGGGGAGCACACGACCTTGAGGTCATCGAGAGTCTGCAGGGGCAGGCAGGTCCGATTATGCTCGACGTCAATGAAGGTTGGGATCGGGATGCGTGGCAGAAGTTGTCTGCTGCTGTGCAAAGTCTTGCGCCCGCAGTTTTAGAAGACCCGACCAAAGATGAAACGTTACTCGAGGAAATCAAGGAGAGCTTGCCGTCCACATCTATCGTGCTTGATGAAAGCATCCACGATCAACGTGATATCGAACGGGCTCTGCGGATCGGGGTCGGTGCCAACGTTAAAATCATGCGGATGGGGGGCCTGTTTCCGGCAATTCAGTCCCTGCAGAGATTGCGTCAGAACGGGCGGACAAGCATGCTGGGCAGTTTCCTCGAACCCGCCAACGCGGTAGCTTATGCCGCTCAGTTAAACGCCCTGGCGGACTGGACAGATCTGGATGGGCACTTTTGGATCTCCGGCGACCAACCAACAATGCAATACTGGCTTGATTCTAGTCGCTCTGGTAATCCAGTCATCGACTACCGGAAATATGAGCAGCATGCATAA
- a CDS encoding ATP-grasp domain-containing protein, translated as MGTHLSSGLAVIVDGYTSGNHLPPAFRRAGAELAHVQSTPELMTTMKPPALEAYDYVLASQDFEEVVTQLRGLRASCVVAGQEPGVELADKLAERLALPGNGTRMSKARRDKFEMIEAIKGAGLNSAQQMRSGDIGEILDWVEQHGAWPVVVKPISSAASDGVTICTDVGQVREACEKLFGSWDIFGTQNNHILVQSYLDGDEYNIDTVSLNGSRYTCCITRYHKRLLNGHRVYDRSEIVDPETDPVAAEIINYLDLALEALEIRNGATHAEVIITQDGPALVEVGARTSGSLLPAFHDACTGTNQADVLALAYTDPARFNSEYAGRTYRKLRHGSVTYGITEQSGEVLAVNETVANDIRNLPTVREFVPRQRPGDQLVPTADLYSATFRLHQIAETENEIRADYQQIQKLKDDLYVLANQGADTDLINERN; from the coding sequence ATGGGAACTCACCTATCGTCCGGTCTCGCTGTGATTGTCGATGGATATACCAGTGGGAATCATCTACCTCCGGCTTTTCGTCGTGCCGGGGCAGAATTGGCCCATGTGCAATCTACGCCTGAGCTGATGACGACGATGAAACCACCTGCCTTAGAAGCCTACGATTATGTGCTGGCTTCCCAAGATTTTGAGGAGGTGGTAACTCAGCTACGTGGGCTCAGGGCAAGTTGCGTGGTTGCGGGTCAGGAACCGGGCGTGGAGTTAGCTGACAAACTCGCTGAGCGATTGGCCCTGCCGGGAAATGGTACTCGAATGAGCAAAGCTCGTCGGGATAAATTTGAAATGATCGAGGCCATCAAGGGTGCAGGTTTGAATTCTGCGCAGCAAATGCGCTCAGGTGATATCGGGGAGATTCTGGACTGGGTTGAGCAACACGGCGCCTGGCCGGTGGTGGTTAAACCGATCTCCTCAGCTGCATCGGACGGAGTTACTATCTGCACCGATGTTGGGCAGGTGCGTGAGGCTTGTGAAAAACTTTTCGGTAGCTGGGACATCTTTGGTACTCAGAATAATCACATCCTCGTCCAGTCTTATCTTGACGGCGATGAATATAATATCGACACGGTCTCGCTAAATGGCAGCAGGTACACCTGCTGCATCACTCGATACCACAAGAGATTGCTCAATGGTCACCGAGTTTATGATCGAAGTGAGATCGTCGACCCCGAGACGGATCCGGTTGCGGCCGAGATTATCAACTATCTAGATCTGGCCTTAGAGGCCCTCGAGATTCGTAATGGCGCAACGCACGCTGAAGTTATTATTACCCAGGATGGGCCGGCCCTCGTTGAAGTAGGGGCTCGAACCTCTGGCTCATTGCTGCCAGCATTTCATGATGCCTGCACTGGAACAAACCAGGCTGATGTGCTGGCTCTCGCCTACACCGACCCAGCCAGATTTAACTCCGAATATGCGGGTCGCACCTATCGAAAACTTCGCCATGGGAGCGTGACTTACGGAATCACCGAACAATCCGGGGAGGTGCTGGCGGTCAATGAGACGGTGGCGAACGACATTCGGAATTTGCCGACTGTTCGGGAGTTCGTACCCCGCCAGCGTCCAGGCGATCAGCTCGTGCCAACGGCAGACTTATACAGCGCAACTTTCCGTCTACATCAGATAGCCGAGACTGAAAATGAAATTCGCGCCGACTATCAGCAGATTCAAAAGCTAAAAGATGATCTATATGTTCTAGCGAATCAGGGCGCGGATACGGACCTTATTAATGAGCGCAACTAA